One window from the genome of Sandaracinaceae bacterium encodes:
- a CDS encoding helix-turn-helix domain-containing protein, with amino-acid sequence MPEAQTRTRLQVDERRAQLLALGLRLFSERSYDEVSIDDIAREAGVSKGLLYHYFGGKRAFYVACVENAAGLLLARIAPDLTLPESERARAGLEAYLDFVEEHEAAYMALMRSGIGNDPEVAAILERTRTVIVRRMLDGMGLDESRAVFRTAARSWIGQVEAASVDRLDHRDLSRESVVRLLIGALWGTLMMAKTLDPDADIVLGPTPS; translated from the coding sequence ATGCCCGAAGCCCAAACGCGGACGCGCCTCCAGGTCGACGAGCGGCGCGCGCAGCTGCTCGCGTTGGGGCTCCGCCTCTTCTCGGAGCGCTCCTACGACGAGGTCTCCATCGACGACATCGCCCGCGAGGCCGGGGTGTCGAAGGGGCTGCTCTACCACTACTTCGGCGGCAAGCGCGCGTTCTACGTCGCGTGCGTGGAGAACGCGGCGGGGCTCCTGCTCGCGCGCATCGCGCCGGACCTGACGTTGCCCGAGAGCGAGCGCGCCCGCGCCGGGCTCGAGGCCTATCTCGACTTCGTGGAGGAGCACGAGGCGGCCTACATGGCCCTCATGCGGAGCGGCATCGGCAACGACCCGGAGGTCGCGGCCATCCTCGAGCGCACGCGGACCGTCATCGTGCGCCGCATGCTCGACGGGATGGGCCTCGACGAGAGCCGCGCCGTCTTTCGCACGGCCGCGCGGAGCTGGATCGGCCAGGTGGAGGCGGCCAGCGTGGACCGCCTCGACCACCGCGACCTGTCCCGCGAGAGCGTCGTGCGCCTGCTGATCGGCGCGCTCTGGGGCACGCTGATGATGGCCAAGACGCTCGACCCCGACGCCGACATCGTGCTCGGGCCCACGCCGAGCTGA
- the cysD gene encoding sulfate adenylyltransferase subunit CysD encodes MATYQLSHLRALEAEAIDIFRELAAERERPVLLFSGGKDSIVLLHLAKKAFRPARFPFPIMHVDTGHNFPEAIEFRDRTVEQLGERLIVASVQKAIDEGKLVEETGPRASRNRLQIVPLLEAIEEHQFDVAIGGARRDEERARAKERIFSHRDEFGQWDPKNQRPELWSLYNGRLRKGEHFRVFPLSNWTELDIWQYIQQDEIEIPELYFARTRKVFARDGLLYSPAPFIEHLPGEEVIEAKVRFRTIGDMSCTGAVRSDAETLEQVIEEVAAARITERGATRADDRMSEAAMEDRKREGYF; translated from the coding sequence ATGGCGACGTATCAGCTGAGTCATCTGAGGGCCCTCGAGGCCGAGGCCATCGACATCTTCCGCGAGCTGGCCGCCGAGCGAGAGCGGCCCGTGCTGCTGTTCTCTGGCGGCAAGGACAGCATCGTGCTGCTCCACCTCGCGAAGAAGGCGTTCCGCCCGGCCCGCTTCCCCTTCCCCATCATGCACGTGGACACCGGGCACAACTTCCCGGAGGCCATCGAGTTCCGCGACCGCACCGTCGAGCAGCTCGGCGAGCGGCTGATCGTGGCCAGCGTCCAGAAGGCGATCGACGAGGGCAAGCTGGTCGAGGAGACGGGGCCGCGCGCGAGCCGGAACCGGCTGCAGATCGTGCCGCTGCTCGAGGCGATCGAGGAGCACCAGTTCGACGTGGCGATCGGCGGCGCGCGCCGCGACGAGGAGCGCGCGCGGGCCAAGGAGCGCATCTTCAGCCACCGCGACGAGTTCGGGCAGTGGGACCCGAAGAACCAGCGCCCCGAGCTCTGGTCGCTCTACAACGGCCGCCTGCGCAAGGGAGAGCACTTCCGGGTCTTCCCCCTGAGCAACTGGACCGAGCTCGACATCTGGCAGTACATCCAGCAGGACGAGATCGAGATCCCCGAGCTCTACTTCGCGCGGACGCGCAAGGTCTTCGCGCGCGACGGGCTGCTCTACTCGCCCGCGCCCTTCATCGAGCATCTGCCCGGCGAAGAGGTCATCGAGGCGAAGGTCCGCTTCCGCACCATCGGCGACATGAGCTGCACGGGCGCCGTCCGGAGCGACGCCGAGACGCTCGAGCAGGTCATCGAGGAGGTCGCGGCGGCCCGCATCACCGAGCGCGGGGCCACCCGCGCCGACGACCGCATGAGCGAGGCGGCGATGGAAGACCGCAAGCGTGAAGGGTACTTCTGA
- a CDS encoding HEXXH motif-containing putative peptide modification protein codes for MIPPPTDLTLPRAGVPTLRAALSAALKRLAQDLGRLPLASLSPDARATLTQVLRATKAELAREPGRVFGVLRRPNVGAALRVLRERADDAIARQLAATLAVELAAAGAELPALRFEGLPPEIVCLGARRALPGGDATLARGEWSGRAIMDHPSPFTEIEGGIVLAEIDDNPLSMLEAHPDKLGNAIDLGGRDAEAWADALREALGLIAEHTPALRETIALLVHQIVPVGYDAEQHLSASYREALGTLYLTLHPSPLTMAEALIHETQHNVLNAVFELDPLLENAFSPLFSSPVRPDPRPLHGVLLAVHAFLPVAELHRRMAEAGHPLSKTPEFARRVERVREGNREGAAVLLENAAPTAIGRALLDEIARLV; via the coding sequence GTGATCCCGCCGCCCACCGACCTGACCCTCCCCCGCGCGGGCGTCCCGACGCTCCGGGCCGCGCTCTCGGCCGCGCTGAAGCGGCTGGCGCAGGATCTCGGGCGCCTCCCGCTCGCGTCCCTGTCGCCCGACGCGAGGGCGACGCTCACCCAGGTGCTGCGCGCGACCAAGGCCGAGCTGGCGCGCGAGCCAGGGCGCGTCTTCGGGGTGCTCCGCCGACCGAACGTGGGCGCGGCGCTGCGGGTGCTCCGCGAACGCGCCGACGACGCGATCGCGAGGCAGCTCGCCGCGACCCTCGCGGTGGAGCTGGCCGCGGCCGGCGCCGAGCTCCCCGCGCTGCGCTTCGAGGGGCTGCCGCCCGAGATCGTGTGTCTGGGCGCGCGGCGGGCGCTGCCGGGGGGCGACGCGACTCTCGCGCGGGGGGAATGGAGTGGCCGCGCGATCATGGACCACCCGAGCCCCTTCACGGAGATCGAGGGCGGGATCGTCTTGGCCGAGATCGACGACAACCCGCTGTCCATGCTCGAGGCGCACCCCGACAAGCTCGGGAACGCGATCGATCTCGGCGGCCGCGACGCGGAGGCGTGGGCGGACGCCCTGCGGGAGGCGCTGGGCCTGATCGCCGAGCACACGCCCGCGCTCCGCGAGACCATCGCGCTGCTCGTGCACCAGATCGTCCCGGTGGGCTACGACGCCGAGCAGCACCTGAGCGCGAGCTATCGCGAGGCGCTCGGCACGCTCTACCTCACGCTGCACCCGAGCCCGCTGACGATGGCCGAGGCGCTGATCCACGAGACCCAGCACAACGTGCTCAACGCGGTGTTCGAGCTGGACCCGCTGCTCGAGAACGCCTTCTCGCCGCTCTTCTCCTCGCCGGTTCGGCCCGATCCGCGCCCGCTCCACGGCGTCCTCCTCGCGGTGCACGCCTTCCTCCCCGTGGCGGAGCTCCACCGCCGGATGGCCGAGGCCGGGCACCCGCTCTCGAAGACGCCCGAGTTCGCCCGGCGCGTGGAGCGGGTGCGCGAGGGGAACCGGGAGGGCGCGGCGGTGCTGCTGGAGAACGCGGCGCCGACCGCGATCGGGCGCGCGCTGCTCGACGAGATCGCGCGCCTCGTGTGA
- a CDS encoding GMC family oxidoreductase, giving the protein MRGDFDFIIIGSGFGGSVSALRLAEKGYSVLVLERGRRFGMKDFPKTNWDLRNYMWNPKAGMRGILSLSFFDHVTVLHGVGVGGGSLGYANTLPTPKDAFFETGSWKGLADWKAELAPHYERVLTMLGAAENPRLGEPDRILGEIAREVGREEDFHRTRVGVFFGEPGRTVPDPFFGGAGPERTGCTFCGACMTGCRVGAKNTLDRNYLHLAEALGVEVLAETEVTALRARDGGGYVVETKEAFGRHRRRESFGARSVVLAGGVLGSVPLLLKMREDPRGLPKLSPRVGDQVRTNNEALIGVVNPDTTADMTRGVAITSIFHTDEHSHLEPVRAGKGADMFRILSLPHAPGKTLGARVRGAIAGYVKDPLLWAKFYTRRDLSPAGVTLLYMRTLESTLSLSLEGRARRLVTRLDDPTSAPRAFMDEANDLADRFRAKMGGVQVSMLTELLRAIPTTAHILGGACIGANAEEGVIDTQHRVFGYDGLYVIDGSAMSANPGVNPSLSIASMAERAMTFVPAKGHASPPS; this is encoded by the coding sequence ATGCGCGGCGACTTCGACTTCATCATCATCGGCTCGGGCTTCGGCGGGAGCGTGTCGGCGCTGCGGCTCGCGGAGAAGGGGTACTCGGTCCTTGTCCTCGAGCGCGGTCGCCGCTTCGGGATGAAGGACTTCCCCAAGACGAACTGGGACCTCCGCAACTACATGTGGAACCCGAAGGCGGGCATGCGCGGGATCCTCTCGCTGAGCTTCTTCGATCACGTGACGGTCTTGCACGGGGTAGGCGTGGGTGGGGGCTCCCTCGGCTACGCCAACACGCTGCCCACGCCGAAGGACGCGTTCTTCGAGACCGGGAGCTGGAAGGGGCTCGCCGACTGGAAGGCCGAGCTCGCGCCACACTACGAGCGCGTCCTCACGATGCTCGGCGCGGCCGAGAACCCACGCCTCGGAGAGCCCGATCGGATCCTCGGGGAGATCGCGCGCGAGGTCGGCCGCGAGGAGGACTTCCACCGCACGCGCGTCGGCGTCTTCTTCGGCGAGCCCGGCCGCACCGTGCCCGATCCTTTCTTCGGAGGCGCCGGGCCCGAGCGCACGGGCTGCACCTTCTGCGGCGCCTGCATGACGGGCTGCCGGGTCGGGGCGAAGAACACGCTCGACCGGAACTACCTCCACCTCGCCGAGGCGCTCGGCGTGGAGGTCCTCGCGGAGACGGAGGTGACCGCGCTGCGCGCCCGCGACGGCGGCGGCTACGTCGTGGAGACGAAGGAGGCGTTCGGGAGGCATCGACGACGCGAGTCTTTCGGTGCGCGCTCCGTCGTCCTCGCGGGGGGCGTGCTCGGGAGCGTGCCGTTGCTCTTGAAGATGCGCGAGGACCCGCGTGGGCTGCCGAAGCTGTCCCCGCGCGTCGGAGACCAGGTCCGCACGAACAACGAGGCGCTGATCGGCGTCGTCAATCCGGACACGACGGCCGACATGACCCGCGGCGTCGCGATCACCTCGATCTTCCACACCGACGAGCACAGTCACCTCGAGCCGGTCCGGGCAGGCAAGGGCGCCGACATGTTTCGGATCCTCTCTCTGCCGCACGCGCCGGGGAAGACGTTGGGCGCTCGGGTGCGCGGCGCGATCGCGGGGTACGTGAAGGACCCGCTCCTGTGGGCGAAGTTCTATACCCGACGAGACCTCTCGCCCGCCGGCGTGACGCTCCTCTACATGCGCACCCTCGAGAGCACCCTCTCCCTTTCGCTCGAAGGTCGCGCGCGTCGTCTCGTCACGCGGCTCGACGATCCGACGAGCGCGCCGCGCGCCTTCATGGACGAGGCCAACGATCTCGCGGATCGGTTCCGAGCGAAGATGGGCGGTGTGCAGGTCTCGATGCTCACCGAGCTGCTCCGGGCGATCCCCACGACGGCGCACATCCTCGGCGGCGCGTGCATCGGCGCCAACGCGGAGGAGGGCGTCATCGACACCCAGCACCGGGTCTTCGGCTACGACGGGCTCTACGTGATCGACGGCTCCGCGATGAGCGCCAACCCCGGAGTCAATCCGTCGCTCAGCATCGCGTCCATGGCCGAGCGCGCGATGACCTTCGTGCCAGCGAAGGGGCACGCCTCTCCTCCGAGCTGA
- a CDS encoding patatin-like phospholipase family protein yields the protein MTNGFVLGGGGSLGAFSVGVLRWLVVDKGIRPDVVTGTSTGALAAVLAATGEAGLLSDLYTNVQTRDVLHRSLVGDAGLILHGYVNSVEPLRELIDTYFTPRRLQKIRDRGVQLRIASTNMQTGAVEYGTQADSLERLKTFVLASACQPALMPTIQIGAHDYLDGGIMQMLPVQAALDAGATKIYACAAFAAPGARPPITRRFPNEPGTDVLNYTLRRAILLMATQQVDDTLALMQERGVDLTAFRPASSLAPDPLEFDPAQMAAMVDQGYLRAKSILP from the coding sequence ATGACCAACGGATTCGTGCTCGGCGGCGGCGGCTCTCTCGGCGCCTTCAGCGTTGGCGTCCTGCGCTGGCTCGTGGTCGACAAGGGCATCCGCCCCGACGTGGTCACGGGGACCTCGACCGGCGCGCTCGCCGCCGTGCTCGCGGCCACGGGTGAGGCGGGGCTCCTGAGCGACCTCTACACGAACGTGCAGACGCGCGACGTGCTGCACCGATCGCTCGTGGGCGACGCGGGCCTGATCCTCCACGGCTACGTCAACAGCGTCGAGCCGCTGCGCGAGCTCATCGACACCTACTTCACCCCGCGGCGCCTCCAGAAGATCCGCGACCGCGGCGTCCAGCTGCGCATCGCGTCGACCAACATGCAGACCGGCGCGGTGGAGTACGGCACGCAGGCCGACTCGCTCGAGCGCCTCAAGACCTTCGTCCTCGCCTCGGCGTGCCAGCCCGCGCTCATGCCGACCATCCAGATCGGCGCGCACGACTACCTCGACGGCGGCATCATGCAGATGCTCCCCGTGCAGGCCGCGCTCGACGCGGGAGCCACCAAGATCTACGCGTGCGCCGCCTTCGCCGCGCCGGGCGCCCGGCCCCCCATCACGCGCCGCTTCCCGAACGAGCCGGGCACCGACGTGCTCAACTACACGCTCCGCCGCGCCATCCTCCTGATGGCCACCCAGCAGGTCGACGACACCCTCGCCCTCATGCAGGAGCGCGGCGTCGACCTGACCGCCTTCCGCCCCGCGTCCTCGCTCGCGCCCGACCCGCTCGAGTTCGACCCCGCCCAGATGGCCGCGATGGTCGACCAGGGCTACCTACGCGCGAAGTCGATCCTGCCTTGA
- a CDS encoding AarF/UbiB family protein, with product MSWLWHTLVRSVWIGLVLFPMWVAYVVPWVRWRRFGATIPDAVWERKHRKYAARFYRLAVGMRGGLIKVGQILSTRVDLMPRAWIEELSGLQDEVSPTPWRDLEEHLRAGYDAPLEELFRELDHEAIAAASFGQVHRGVTADGTRIALKIRYADIERKLAVDMFLMSWAVRLFNVFLPKIRLSPIYDEIKRALTTELDYEQEARFTQIVHDHFVDRDGVEVPAVVHALSTRDVICTTWIDGVKITSPKLLDDPRLDRAKLLERLLWAWIQMMYVDGVFQSDPHPGNLLARLDEDGEPILGVVDFGQVKILDRAFHQKLVNGVMAFAMGNVDMFLGSLVDIGLFPESEKDRMRPIVSELMEHLRGADPMGGGQLDFAALRMRVLETIDRMEGVAIPQELVLYGRTFALLAGVTRSIAPDVNALAIARPLVTQALLAGGPPEDPMQRAG from the coding sequence GTGAGCTGGCTGTGGCACACGCTTGTGCGTTCGGTCTGGATCGGGCTCGTGCTCTTTCCGATGTGGGTGGCGTACGTGGTGCCCTGGGTCCGCTGGCGGCGCTTCGGAGCGACCATCCCCGACGCGGTCTGGGAGCGAAAGCACCGGAAGTACGCGGCCCGCTTCTATCGGCTCGCGGTCGGCATGCGCGGCGGGCTGATCAAGGTCGGGCAGATCCTCTCGACGCGGGTGGACCTGATGCCGCGCGCGTGGATCGAGGAGCTGTCGGGGCTCCAGGACGAGGTGTCTCCGACGCCGTGGCGAGACCTCGAGGAGCACCTGCGCGCGGGGTACGACGCGCCCCTCGAGGAGCTCTTCCGCGAGCTGGACCACGAGGCCATCGCCGCCGCGAGCTTCGGGCAGGTGCACCGGGGCGTGACGGCGGACGGGACGCGCATCGCGCTGAAGATCCGGTACGCCGACATCGAGCGGAAGCTCGCGGTCGACATGTTCCTGATGAGCTGGGCGGTGCGGCTCTTCAACGTGTTCCTCCCGAAGATCCGGCTCAGTCCGATCTACGACGAGATCAAGCGCGCCCTGACGACCGAGCTGGACTACGAGCAGGAGGCACGCTTCACCCAGATCGTGCACGACCACTTCGTGGACCGCGACGGGGTGGAGGTCCCGGCCGTCGTGCACGCGCTGAGCACCCGCGACGTCATCTGCACCACGTGGATCGACGGCGTGAAGATCACGAGCCCCAAGCTGCTCGACGATCCCCGGCTCGACCGGGCCAAGCTGCTCGAGCGGCTCCTCTGGGCGTGGATCCAGATGATGTACGTCGACGGCGTCTTCCAGAGCGATCCACACCCGGGCAACCTGCTCGCGCGCCTCGACGAGGACGGTGAGCCCATCCTCGGGGTGGTCGACTTCGGCCAGGTGAAGATCCTCGATCGCGCGTTCCATCAGAAGCTCGTGAACGGCGTGATGGCGTTCGCGATGGGCAACGTGGACATGTTCCTCGGCTCACTCGTCGACATCGGGCTGTTCCCCGAGTCCGAGAAGGACCGCATGCGCCCGATCGTGAGCGAGCTGATGGAGCACCTCCGCGGCGCCGATCCGATGGGCGGCGGTCAGCTCGACTTCGCGGCCCTGCGCATGCGGGTGCTGGAGACGATCGATCGCATGGAGGGCGTCGCCATCCCGCAGGAGCTCGTGCTCTACGGCCGCACCTTCGCGCTGCTGGCCGGGGTGACGCGATCGATCGCGCCCGACGTGAACGCGCTCGCCATCGCGCGCCCGCTCGTCACCCAGGCCCTGCTCGCGGGCGGGCCCCCCGAGGACCCGATGCAGCGCGCGGGCTGA
- the ruvB gene encoding Holliday junction branch migration DNA helicase RuvB, producing MPIQRSEPEPGILDPSQDLEDNADASLRPKHLADFVGQPSLVENLSIYVQAARRRGGALDHVLLFGPPGLGKTTLAFILAEEMQKQITVAHAPAIEHKGQLAALLTKLEPGDVLFIDEIHRLSSVVEENLYTAMEDFRIDMVQGDGPMATAWTLNLSPFTLVGATTRTGLLTGPMLSRFGIEARLDYYDAASLARIVRRSAAILEVDITDEACEEMARRARGTPRIANRLLRRARDFAEVLSDGTLDARTAREALERLEVDEAGLDEMNRRFLRVIIETYGGGPVGIEALAATLSEPRDTLEDVIEPYLLQQGFLARTARGRLATDRAYTHLGLKKGRTQNSLF from the coding sequence ATGCCCATTCAGCGGAGCGAGCCCGAGCCGGGCATCCTGGACCCGAGCCAGGACCTCGAGGACAACGCCGACGCGAGTCTGCGACCCAAGCACCTCGCCGACTTCGTCGGGCAGCCCTCGCTCGTCGAGAACCTGAGCATCTACGTGCAGGCCGCGCGCAGGCGCGGCGGCGCGCTGGACCACGTGCTGCTCTTCGGCCCGCCCGGGCTCGGCAAGACCACCCTCGCGTTCATCCTCGCCGAGGAGATGCAGAAGCAGATCACCGTCGCGCACGCGCCGGCCATCGAGCACAAGGGGCAGCTCGCCGCGCTGCTCACCAAGCTCGAGCCGGGCGACGTGCTCTTCATCGACGAGATCCACCGCCTCAGCAGCGTGGTCGAGGAGAACCTCTACACCGCGATGGAGGACTTCCGGATCGACATGGTGCAGGGCGACGGCCCGATGGCGACGGCCTGGACCCTGAACCTCTCGCCCTTCACGCTCGTCGGCGCGACCACGCGCACGGGGCTGCTGACCGGGCCGATGCTCTCGCGCTTCGGCATCGAGGCGCGGCTCGACTACTACGACGCGGCCAGCCTCGCGCGCATCGTGCGGCGGAGCGCGGCCATCCTCGAGGTCGACATCACCGACGAGGCCTGCGAGGAGATGGCGCGCCGCGCGCGGGGCACCCCGCGGATCGCCAACCGCCTGCTGCGGCGCGCGCGCGACTTCGCCGAGGTGCTCTCCGACGGGACCCTCGACGCGCGGACCGCGCGAGAGGCGCTCGAGCGGCTCGAGGTGGACGAGGCGGGGCTCGACGAGATGAACCGGCGCTTCCTGCGCGTGATCATCGAGACCTACGGCGGCGGCCCGGTCGGCATCGAGGCGCTCGCCGCGACGCTGAGCGAGCCGCGGGACACGCTCGAGGACGTGATCGAGCCCTATCTCCTCCAGCAGGGGTTCCTGGCGCGAACGGCGCGGGGCCGGCTCGCCACGGACAGGGCGTACACGCACCTCGGGCTGAAGAAGGGTCGCACCCAGAACAGCCTCTTCTGA
- the cysN gene encoding sulfate adenylyltransferase subunit CysN: MGELVETGTARGIAEGRDLLRFITAGSVDDGKSTLIGRLLYDTKTIFEDQLEHVEDVSKRRGDERTNLALLTDGLRAEREQGITIDVAYRYFSTPRRKFIIADAPGHIQYTRNMVTGATTANLAIVLVDARHGLVEQSRRHAFLASLLGIPHIVFAVNKMDLVDYDEAVFERIKAEFTDWAAKLRVRDISFIPLSALHGDNVVDKSENMPWYRGTPLLYHLETVHIASDRNLIDVRYPVQWVIRPQSDEHHDYRGYAGTVAGGILKPGDDVIALPSGFTSKIKRIETYDGDVDEAFPPMAVTVHLEDDLDVSRGDMLCRPNNQPTVGQDLDAMVSWMVDRPLKKRGRYALKHTTRWVRAMVTELQYRLDVNTLHRDESATELGLNDIGRVKLRTTAPIFFDSYERNRTTGSFILVDETTNDTVAAGMLLGDR; encoded by the coding sequence ATGGGTGAGCTCGTCGAGACCGGGACCGCCAGGGGCATCGCGGAGGGGCGCGATCTGCTCCGCTTCATCACCGCGGGCAGCGTGGACGATGGCAAGTCGACCTTGATCGGTCGGCTGCTCTACGACACGAAGACGATCTTCGAAGATCAGCTCGAGCACGTCGAGGACGTGAGCAAGCGCCGCGGCGACGAGCGCACGAACCTCGCGCTCTTGACCGATGGCCTGCGCGCCGAGCGCGAGCAGGGCATCACGATCGACGTCGCGTACCGCTACTTCTCGACCCCGCGCCGCAAGTTCATCATCGCCGACGCGCCGGGGCACATCCAGTACACGCGCAACATGGTCACGGGCGCGACGACCGCGAACCTCGCGATCGTGCTCGTCGACGCGCGCCACGGGCTGGTGGAGCAGTCGCGCCGCCACGCCTTCCTGGCGTCGCTGCTGGGTATCCCGCACATCGTCTTCGCGGTGAACAAGATGGACCTCGTCGACTACGACGAGGCGGTCTTCGAGCGCATCAAGGCGGAGTTCACCGACTGGGCCGCGAAGCTGCGCGTTCGGGACATCTCCTTCATCCCGCTCAGCGCGCTCCACGGCGACAACGTCGTGGACAAGAGCGAGAACATGCCGTGGTACCGCGGCACGCCTCTCCTCTACCACCTCGAGACGGTGCACATCGCGTCCGACCGCAACCTCATCGACGTGCGCTACCCGGTGCAGTGGGTGATCCGCCCGCAGTCCGACGAGCACCACGACTACCGCGGGTACGCGGGCACGGTGGCGGGCGGCATCCTCAAGCCCGGCGACGACGTGATCGCGCTCCCGAGCGGCTTCACCAGCAAGATCAAGCGCATCGAGACCTACGACGGCGACGTCGACGAGGCCTTCCCGCCGATGGCGGTGACGGTGCACCTCGAAGACGACCTCGACGTCTCGCGCGGCGACATGCTCTGCCGCCCGAACAACCAGCCCACCGTCGGCCAGGACCTCGACGCGATGGTCAGCTGGATGGTGGACCGCCCGCTCAAGAAGCGCGGCCGCTACGCGCTCAAGCACACGACGCGCTGGGTCCGCGCGATGGTCACGGAGCTCCAGTACCGGCTCGACGTCAACACGCTCCACCGCGACGAGAGCGCGACAGAGCTCGGCCTGAACGACATCGGCCGCGTGAAGCTCCGCACGACCGCGCCCATCTTCTTCGACAGCTACGAGCGCAACCGGACCACGGGCTCGTTCATCCTCGTCGACGAGACCACCAACGACACCGTGGCCGCCGGCATGCTGCTCGGCGACCGCTGA
- a CDS encoding DUF3634 family protein: MPVIWILVGGLVAALVLVALSRANEIFCVSIRNGRSLVVRGHVPPSVMREIAEIARRAKLQRATVKAVKQGGRPRLVTSGVDEGTTQRLRNAVGAQGFGQLKASQQVAGAGAGRSGLGRNLGQWLGIAWLAWLLGGRD; this comes from the coding sequence ATGCCGGTGATCTGGATCCTCGTCGGCGGCCTGGTCGCCGCGCTCGTGCTGGTCGCGCTCTCGCGCGCCAACGAGATCTTCTGCGTGTCGATACGCAACGGCCGAAGCCTGGTCGTGCGCGGCCACGTCCCACCGTCGGTGATGCGAGAGATCGCGGAGATCGCGCGCCGCGCCAAGCTGCAGCGAGCGACCGTCAAGGCCGTCAAGCAGGGCGGTCGTCCGCGCCTCGTCACCTCCGGCGTCGACGAGGGGACGACCCAGCGCCTCCGCAACGCGGTGGGCGCGCAGGGCTTCGGTCAGCTCAAGGCGAGCCAACAGGTCGCTGGCGCTGGCGCCGGCCGAAGCGGCCTGGGCCGAAATCTGGGTCAGTGGCTGGGCATCGCCTGGCTCGCCTGGCTGCTCGGCGGCCGCGACTGA
- the ruvA gene encoding Holliday junction branch migration protein RuvA, translated as MIGRLRGVIAERLPDGSAIVDVGGVGYEVFIPLGTLGKLASPPEPVTLHVHTHVREDALVLYGFGRFEDRTAFRTLLGISNIGPKSALAILSAMDARQLASAIASQDKTRFKGIPGVGKRTVERLLLELKDKLGFVSLAASAARSDGKSNGQPAAASLDDDAPLAQVAQMLVTMGFKPVEADRAVAAVADDAEGEPFETLMKRALAQLS; from the coding sequence GTGATCGGAAGGCTCCGCGGAGTGATCGCCGAACGCCTCCCCGACGGCTCCGCCATCGTGGACGTCGGGGGCGTCGGCTATGAGGTCTTCATCCCGCTCGGGACCCTGGGGAAGCTCGCCAGCCCGCCCGAGCCGGTGACGCTTCACGTGCACACGCACGTGCGAGAAGACGCGCTCGTGCTCTACGGGTTCGGCCGCTTCGAGGACCGGACGGCGTTCCGCACCCTGCTCGGCATCTCCAACATCGGGCCCAAGAGCGCGCTGGCGATCCTGAGCGCCATGGACGCCCGGCAGCTCGCGTCGGCGATCGCGAGCCAGGACAAGACGCGCTTCAAGGGCATCCCCGGCGTGGGCAAGCGCACGGTCGAGCGGCTGCTGCTCGAGCTCAAGGACAAGCTCGGCTTCGTCAGCCTCGCGGCGAGCGCGGCGCGGTCGGACGGTAAGTCCAACGGCCAGCCCGCCGCGGCGTCGCTCGACGACGACGCCCCGCTCGCCCAGGTGGCGCAGATGCTCGTCACGATGGGCTTCAAGCCCGTCGAGGCGGACCGCGCGGTCGCCGCGGTGGCCGACGACGCGGAGGGCGAGCCCTTCGAGACCCTGATGAAGCGCGCCCTGGCGCAGCTGAGCTGA
- a CDS encoding SDR family NAD(P)-dependent oxidoreductase, translating to MIVLCTGCRSGFGLLIAVAAARAGHTVYAGLRDLETREDLDRATKGLDVRPVQLDVLDRLQHEEVVERILGEHGRLDALINNAGIALGGFQEQIEEDELRRLFDVNVFSPWALTKRCLPTMREQRAGIVINVSSMAGRQAMPGLGAYAGSKFALEGMTEALRHELRPFGVRVVLVEPGPYKTDIFGRNRRTARESHEAGGPYARMQARMEKLVEKMEARMGDPQEVADLVVELLQDPSPRLRYPLGPGVQARLWARRLLPFQGYEKVIERVVGF from the coding sequence ATGATCGTCCTCTGCACCGGGTGTCGCTCCGGCTTCGGCCTCCTCATCGCCGTCGCGGCCGCGCGCGCCGGCCACACCGTCTACGCCGGGCTCCGCGATCTCGAGACGCGCGAGGACCTCGACCGCGCCACGAAGGGGCTCGACGTGCGCCCCGTTCAGCTCGACGTGCTCGACCGCCTGCAGCACGAGGAGGTGGTCGAGCGCATCCTCGGCGAGCACGGGCGGCTCGACGCGCTGATCAACAACGCGGGCATCGCGCTCGGCGGCTTCCAGGAGCAAATCGAGGAGGACGAGCTGCGGCGCCTCTTCGACGTGAACGTCTTCAGCCCCTGGGCGCTCACCAAGCGCTGCCTCCCGACCATGCGCGAGCAGCGCGCGGGGATCGTCATCAACGTCTCGTCGATGGCCGGCCGCCAGGCGATGCCGGGGCTCGGCGCGTACGCGGGGAGCAAGTTCGCGCTCGAGGGCATGACCGAGGCGCTGCGCCACGAGCTGCGTCCGTTCGGCGTGCGCGTGGTGCTCGTGGAGCCCGGGCCGTACAAGACCGACATCTTCGGACGCAACCGCCGAACCGCGCGCGAGAGCCACGAGGCGGGCGGGCCGTACGCGCGCATGCAGGCGCGCATGGAGAAGCTCGTCGAGAAGATGGAGGCCCGCATGGGCGACCCGCAGGAGGTCGCGGACCTCGTGGTCGAGCTGCTCCAGGATCCTTCCCCGCGCCTCCGCTATCCCCTCGGCCCGGGGGTGCAGGCGCGCCTGTGGGCGCGACGCCTCCTGCCGTTCCAGGGCTACGAGAAGGTCATCGAGCGCGTGGTGGGGTTCTGA